Proteins co-encoded in one Capnocytophaga ochracea DSM 7271 genomic window:
- a CDS encoding thioredoxin family protein codes for MKKYFFIALLCWGGTALWSQNSEEISKERAGYEQPYHPEEDGDARITQLLKQAKKEHKKVLVQIGGNWCVWCLRFNHLVTTTPELKSILDKKYIFYHLNFSPENKNEKAFKKYGNPGAQYGYPSFLILNEKGDVLFTQKSEDLESGKGYDVKKVKKFLQGRL; via the coding sequence ATGAAGAAATACTTTTTTATAGCACTCCTCTGCTGGGGAGGTACTGCTCTTTGGTCTCAAAACAGCGAGGAAATAAGTAAAGAACGCGCTGGTTATGAACAACCTTATCACCCTGAGGAAGACGGTGATGCACGTATTACACAACTGCTAAAACAAGCTAAAAAAGAACACAAAAAAGTGTTGGTGCAAATAGGTGGCAATTGGTGTGTGTGGTGCTTGCGCTTTAACCATTTGGTGACTACTACGCCTGAACTGAAAAGTATTTTGGATAAGAAATATATTTTCTATCACCTAAACTTCTCACCTGAAAACAAGAATGAAAAGGCTTTTAAAAAGTACGGAAACCCTGGCGCACAATATGGTTATCCCTCTTTTTTGATTCTCAATGAAAAAGGAGATGTGCTTTTCACTCAAAAAAGTGAAGATTTAGAATCGGGGAAGGGGTATGATGTGAAGAAAGTAAAGAAATTCTTGCAAGGAAGGTTATAA
- a CDS encoding TonB-dependent receptor plug domain-containing protein, producing the protein MKRIITLLLLITTYALPAQKTVTKIVSREQNSPLYVVNGVLIDDNKVSSIFLNAIEPNDIENIKVLKDPSATALYGSKGEKGVVIITLKKSKDTSKKDNLPGIEISNKDFPLIVVNDVEFSDSEVGKLFMNNINPKKIESIVMLKDKKATEKYGEKAKYGVILVTLKGKPEKLDIPPYEPKS; encoded by the coding sequence ATGAAACGAATTATTACATTACTATTACTGATAACCACTTATGCGCTACCAGCGCAAAAAACAGTTACCAAAATTGTGTCACGAGAACAGAATTCACCCTTGTATGTAGTGAATGGCGTTCTGATAGACGATAACAAGGTAAGTAGTATCTTTTTAAACGCAATTGAGCCTAATGATATTGAGAATATCAAGGTACTTAAAGATCCTTCTGCCACTGCTTTATATGGTAGTAAAGGCGAAAAAGGAGTGGTTATTATTACGTTGAAGAAAAGTAAAGATACTTCTAAGAAAGATAATCTACCAGGAATAGAAATTTCTAACAAAGATTTTCCTCTGATTGTTGTCAATGATGTAGAGTTTTCAGATTCTGAAGTAGGAAAGCTTTTTATGAACAATATCAACCCTAAAAAAATAGAGAGTATCGTAATGCTGAAAGACAAAAAAGCTACTGAAAAATATGGTGAGAAAGCTAAATACGGAGTGATTTTAGTTACTCTAAAAGGAAAACCTGAAAAGTTAGATATACCACCTTATGAACCTAAGTCTTAG
- a CDS encoding formimidoylglutamase, with protein MSLSYLQPVDEAFTLDDYKPQQVGFQLHKHLPSLGLPDLTDVKIAFFCIETEGQSFYRFRQHLYSLFMGNWNFAIADLGNLPLGETDDDTHFAIKEIVAELIKQDVIPVVLGGSQDFTYFLYRAFDSLEQMVNVVCVDAKFDFGDTEELFVESSYMSKLISEPPVNLLDFTNLGYQSYYVAQEELDLLEKMCFEVHRLGNIVNDLKIIEPAMRDADIVSVDMTCVQAKDMLTEGNVNGFNSREICAITRYAGISSNVQVAGIFDIPNTDLASQLLAEMLWYFYEGFNFRIKELPVINDENYTKYIVPIEDIQIEFFKSTQTERWWMKPGGDKYSGPQNHIPSGLIPCLPQDYEEAISGTIPERWWRSYRKSV; from the coding sequence ATGTCACTATCCTATTTACAACCCGTTGATGAAGCTTTCACCTTAGACGATTACAAGCCACAACAAGTGGGTTTCCAACTCCATAAACACCTCCCCTCCCTTGGTTTACCTGACCTTACCGACGTGAAAATTGCCTTTTTTTGTATCGAAACCGAAGGACAGTCATTCTATCGCTTCCGTCAGCATCTGTATTCTCTCTTTATGGGAAATTGGAATTTTGCCATTGCCGATTTGGGTAACTTGCCCTTAGGCGAAACCGACGACGATACTCATTTTGCTATCAAAGAAATTGTAGCCGAGCTCATTAAGCAAGACGTTATCCCTGTGGTGCTGGGGGGTTCGCAAGACTTTACTTATTTCCTCTACCGCGCTTTCGATAGTCTCGAACAAATGGTGAATGTAGTGTGTGTAGATGCTAAGTTCGATTTTGGCGATACCGAAGAACTCTTTGTAGAGAGCTCCTATATGAGCAAACTCATTTCAGAACCTCCCGTGAATTTACTCGATTTTACCAATCTCGGTTATCAGTCTTATTACGTAGCTCAAGAAGAGCTCGATTTGCTCGAAAAAATGTGTTTTGAGGTACACCGCTTGGGCAATATAGTGAATGATTTGAAGATTATCGAGCCCGCAATGCGTGATGCCGATATCGTGAGCGTCGATATGACCTGTGTGCAGGCAAAAGATATGTTAACTGAAGGTAATGTAAACGGCTTCAATAGTAGGGAAATATGTGCTATCACGCGTTATGCAGGTATCAGTAGTAATGTGCAAGTGGCAGGTATTTTCGATATCCCCAATACCGATTTGGCAAGTCAGCTACTCGCCGAAATGCTTTGGTATTTCTACGAAGGATTTAACTTCCGTATCAAAGAACTACCTGTGATAAACGACGAGAATTATACTAAATACATCGTACCCATTGAAGATATCCAAATAGAGTTCTTCAAAAGTACACAAACCGAACGCTGGTGGATGAAACCCGGAGGCGATAAATACTCCGGACCTCAAAACCACATACCCTCCGGACTTATTCCTTGTCTACCTCAAGACTACGAAGAAGCCATTAGTGGCACTATCCCCGAACGTTGGTGGCGCTCCTATCGCAAATCAGTATAA
- a CDS encoding protein-L-isoaspartate(D-aspartate) O-methyltransferase: MLPLKDTLKHKGLRNQLADLLREKGIKDKRVLEAIRTIPRHLFMDSSFEDHAYQDKAFPIEEGQTISQPYTVAFQTELLQVSPRQKVLEIGTGSGYQASVLLYLGVQLYTIERQQKLFKQTQKLLPKLMNRTVHMYFGDGYKGIPNEAPFDRILVTAGAPYVPKALLAQLAVGGRLVIPIGEETQTMTLYERISEKEFHKTTHGTFQFVPMLKERN, from the coding sequence ATGCTACCGCTGAAAGACACATTAAAACACAAAGGATTACGGAATCAATTAGCTGATTTATTGAGAGAAAAAGGCATAAAGGACAAGCGTGTATTGGAGGCTATTCGCACGATACCACGCCACTTGTTTATGGACAGCAGTTTTGAAGACCACGCTTACCAAGATAAGGCTTTCCCGATAGAGGAAGGGCAAACTATCTCTCAACCCTATACCGTAGCTTTCCAAACGGAATTGCTACAAGTATCACCTCGACAAAAAGTATTGGAGATAGGTACGGGCAGTGGCTATCAAGCTAGTGTACTGCTATATTTAGGGGTACAGCTTTACACTATTGAGCGACAACAGAAACTCTTTAAGCAAACACAAAAACTACTCCCCAAACTAATGAATCGTACTGTGCATATGTACTTTGGCGACGGTTATAAAGGGATTCCTAACGAAGCGCCTTTTGACCGTATTTTGGTAACGGCAGGCGCTCCTTATGTGCCGAAAGCGTTGCTTGCACAATTGGCGGTAGGAGGACGTTTAGTAATTCCGATAGGAGAAGAAACTCAAACAATGACGCTTTACGAGCGCATATCGGAAAAAGAATTTCACAAGACTACGCACGGGACTTTTCAGTTTGTACCGATGCTAAAAGAGAGGAACTGA
- a CDS encoding 2-oxoglutarate dehydrogenase E1 component produces MDKYSFLNAASTAYFGDLYDKYLENPDAVEPSWRAFFQGFDFAQEQYSTPVEEAVPVMVQQVVGNENPALSETVKKEFAVLSLINGYRTYGHLFAQINPLRPREPYTPTLAIENYGLTTADLNTTFDAAREIGLAPSPLSAIIEALNTTYCKSIGVEYQYIHNPQERDWFTKRLQQNHNKPQFSKEEKLQILNKLNEATSFENFLHTKYVGQKRFSLEGNDALIAGLDFMVEAAAEQGVKHVVLGMAHRGRLNVLANVFGKNPKDIFSEFDGKDYEMDDWFDGDVKYHLGITTQRTTRAGKTVDMNLVPNPSHLESVDAVVGGITRAKQDHYCQENFRQALPIIIHGDAAVSGQGIVYETVQMCGLRGFTNAGTVHIVINNQVGFTANFADSRSSLYCTDIAKMNDSPVLHVNADDAEAVVYTFLLAIDYRQAFGKDVYINLFGYRKYGHNEGDEPRFTQPLLYKIISKHDNPRNIYAQKLIEEGLIQQSYVAEIENAYKATLDADLEASRREPLTILKPFMQTEWQGFEIASPKQMLQKVDTTISKGKLDTIAKALTELPADKPFISKVKKIVADRKEAYAHNHIDWGMAELLAYGSLLTEGYDVRITGEDVQRGTFSHRHAVLKTEDTEEEICFLQDLKAKQLATGTFHIYNSLLSEYGVLGYEYGYAMASPRTLTIWEAQFGDFSNGAQIMIDQYICCGEDKWKVQDGLVMLLPHGYEGQGAEHSSARIERYLQLCAENNMYVANCTTPANFFHLLRRQMKTTFRKPLVIFTPKSLLRHPQVISTVEDLAGGQFQEVLDDPIAKAQKVKRVVFCSGRYYYDLYAEREKLGRDDIALVRIEQLFPLPLTQLKTIIAKYKHATDFIWAQEEPKNMGAYGYMLMNFDLVKWRYVGTPAYAAPASGSHTRDRERHSKAIAAVFE; encoded by the coding sequence ATGGATAAGTATTCTTTTTTGAATGCCGCAAGTACGGCTTATTTTGGTGATTTATACGATAAATATCTCGAAAACCCCGATGCGGTAGAACCCAGTTGGCGTGCTTTCTTTCAAGGCTTCGATTTTGCTCAAGAGCAATACAGCACTCCGGTAGAAGAAGCGGTACCCGTAATGGTACAACAAGTGGTGGGTAACGAAAACCCTGCGCTTTCCGAAACTGTCAAGAAAGAGTTTGCCGTGCTTAGCCTCATCAATGGGTATCGCACTTACGGTCACTTATTCGCACAAATTAATCCGCTACGTCCTCGTGAGCCATATACACCTACTTTGGCTATCGAAAACTACGGGCTTACGACGGCTGACCTCAATACTACTTTCGATGCTGCCCGTGAAATAGGCTTAGCTCCCTCGCCTTTAAGTGCAATTATTGAGGCATTGAATACTACTTATTGTAAGTCGATAGGGGTAGAATATCAGTATATTCACAATCCCCAAGAACGCGATTGGTTCACCAAACGATTACAGCAAAATCACAATAAACCTCAGTTTTCTAAAGAAGAAAAACTGCAAATCCTTAACAAACTTAATGAAGCCACTTCTTTTGAGAACTTCCTTCATACTAAGTATGTAGGTCAAAAACGCTTTTCGCTTGAAGGCAACGATGCGCTCATCGCAGGTCTCGACTTTATGGTGGAAGCTGCTGCCGAGCAAGGCGTAAAACACGTAGTACTCGGTATGGCGCACCGTGGGCGATTAAATGTATTAGCCAATGTGTTCGGCAAGAATCCAAAGGATATCTTTTCCGAGTTCGACGGTAAGGATTACGAAATGGACGATTGGTTCGACGGTGATGTGAAATACCACTTGGGTATCACTACCCAACGCACTACTCGTGCCGGAAAAACCGTAGATATGAATTTGGTACCTAATCCTTCGCATCTTGAATCTGTAGATGCCGTTGTAGGAGGTATTACTCGTGCGAAACAAGACCACTATTGTCAAGAGAATTTCCGGCAAGCCTTGCCTATCATCATTCACGGTGATGCTGCTGTGTCAGGGCAGGGTATCGTCTACGAAACGGTGCAGATGTGTGGATTGAGAGGCTTCACCAATGCGGGTACCGTGCATATAGTGATAAACAACCAAGTAGGTTTCACTGCTAATTTTGCCGACTCGCGTTCGTCGTTGTACTGTACCGATATTGCAAAGATGAACGATTCGCCTGTGCTTCACGTAAATGCCGACGATGCCGAAGCCGTAGTGTACACTTTTCTCTTGGCAATAGATTACCGCCAAGCCTTTGGCAAAGACGTGTATATCAATCTCTTTGGCTATCGTAAATACGGTCATAATGAAGGCGATGAACCACGTTTTACACAACCTCTTTTGTACAAAATTATAAGTAAGCACGACAATCCCCGCAATATTTACGCACAGAAGCTAATCGAAGAAGGGCTCATACAGCAAAGTTATGTTGCCGAGATAGAGAACGCTTATAAAGCTACTCTTGATGCCGACCTCGAGGCATCTCGTCGCGAACCGCTTACGATATTAAAGCCTTTTATGCAAACCGAATGGCAAGGCTTTGAAATAGCATCGCCAAAACAAATGTTACAAAAGGTAGATACGACTATTAGTAAAGGAAAACTCGACACAATAGCCAAGGCACTTACTGAATTGCCTGCCGATAAACCCTTTATCAGTAAGGTGAAAAAGATTGTAGCCGACCGTAAAGAGGCATATGCACACAACCATATCGATTGGGGAATGGCAGAGCTCTTAGCGTATGGTTCACTCCTTACTGAGGGTTACGATGTACGTATCACGGGTGAAGATGTGCAACGCGGTACATTCTCGCACCGTCACGCTGTGCTCAAAACAGAAGATACCGAAGAAGAAATATGCTTCTTGCAAGACCTCAAAGCCAAACAATTGGCAACAGGTACTTTCCATATCTACAATTCGCTGTTATCCGAATATGGAGTCTTGGGCTATGAGTACGGCTATGCGATGGCAAGTCCGCGCACACTCACCATATGGGAAGCACAGTTCGGCGACTTCTCCAATGGCGCGCAAATAATGATTGACCAGTATATCTGTTGTGGTGAAGACAAATGGAAAGTGCAAGACGGATTGGTAATGTTACTCCCTCACGGTTATGAAGGACAAGGAGCTGAGCACTCTTCAGCACGCATAGAACGCTATTTGCAACTCTGTGCTGAGAACAATATGTATGTAGCCAATTGTACTACCCCCGCTAACTTTTTCCACCTACTACGTCGCCAAATGAAGACTACCTTCCGTAAGCCGTTAGTAATATTCACTCCTAAAAGCTTATTGCGCCACCCCCAAGTGATTTCAACTGTGGAAGACTTAGCTGGCGGACAGTTCCAAGAGGTATTAGATGACCCTATCGCTAAAGCTCAAAAAGTAAAACGCGTAGTATTTTGCTCTGGGCGCTATTACTACGACCTCTATGCTGAACGCGAAAAACTTGGCAGAGACGATATAGCCTTAGTGCGCATCGAGCAGTTGTTCCCGCTACCGCTAACACAGCTCAAAACCATTATAGCGAAGTACAAACACGCCACCGACTTTATTTGGGCGCAAGAAGAACCTAAAAATATGGGCGCTTATGGTTATATGTTAATGAATTTTGATTTGGTAAAATGGCGTTATGTAGGTACTCCTGCTTATGCAGCCCCTGCCTCTGGTAGCCATACCCGTGACCGCGAACGCCACAGCAAAGCTATCGCAGCTGTATTTGAATAA
- the odhB gene encoding 2-oxoglutarate dehydrogenase complex dihydrolipoyllysine-residue succinyltransferase: MLEMKVPSPGESITEVEIARWLVKTGDYVTKDQAVAEVDSDKATLELPAEASGVITLQAEEGEAVKVGQVVCLIDTKAKAPAGASSAGTSPSQPVKKEAPVAPKTTAPAPSTAPIAPASSAKQVPSPAARKILAEREIPASAVVGTGKGGRITKEDALKASKPSMGTPTGGVRKEVRTKMSMLRRKVAERLVSAKNETAMLTTFNEVDMTAIYDLRAKYKDAFKEHHNVSLGFMSFFTLAVVRALKLFPDVNSMIDGQDKVTYDFCDISIAVSGPKGLMVPVIRNAENLSFRGVEAEVKRLATRARDGQITVDEMTGGTFTITNGGVFGSMLSTPIINPPQSGILGMHNIVERPIVRNGQIVIAPVMYVALSYDHRIIDGRESVGFLVAVKEALENPIDILMNGNPKQALEL; the protein is encoded by the coding sequence ATGTTGGAAATGAAAGTCCCTTCACCTGGGGAATCTATCACCGAAGTAGAAATAGCCCGTTGGCTTGTAAAAACAGGTGATTATGTAACCAAAGACCAAGCTGTTGCCGAAGTGGATTCCGATAAGGCAACCCTCGAACTTCCCGCTGAAGCCAGTGGAGTTATTACACTGCAAGCCGAAGAAGGCGAAGCTGTAAAAGTAGGACAAGTGGTATGCTTGATTGATACTAAAGCAAAAGCGCCAGCAGGAGCTTCATCAGCAGGTACTTCACCATCACAACCAGTCAAAAAGGAAGCTCCTGTGGCACCCAAAACTACAGCTCCAGCACCTTCCACAGCTCCTATAGCACCTGCCTCTTCTGCAAAGCAAGTTCCAAGTCCTGCAGCTCGTAAAATATTAGCAGAACGCGAGATTCCTGCATCAGCAGTAGTGGGTACAGGCAAAGGAGGTCGCATTACCAAAGAAGATGCACTTAAAGCCTCCAAACCTTCGATGGGGACTCCTACGGGTGGCGTGCGCAAAGAAGTGCGTACTAAGATGAGTATGTTGCGCCGAAAAGTAGCCGAACGCTTGGTGAGTGCTAAGAATGAAACCGCTATGCTCACTACCTTCAATGAGGTGGATATGACGGCTATTTACGATTTGCGTGCCAAATATAAGGACGCTTTCAAAGAGCACCATAATGTGAGCCTCGGCTTTATGTCGTTCTTTACTTTAGCCGTCGTGCGTGCCCTTAAACTCTTCCCCGATGTCAATTCGATGATTGACGGACAAGACAAGGTAACTTACGATTTCTGCGACATCTCTATAGCCGTTTCAGGACCTAAAGGCTTGATGGTTCCCGTGATTCGCAATGCCGAGAACCTTTCGTTTAGAGGTGTGGAAGCCGAAGTAAAACGCTTAGCCACTCGCGCTCGCGATGGACAAATTACGGTAGATGAAATGACTGGTGGTACTTTTACGATTACTAATGGGGGCGTGTTTGGCTCTATGCTTTCTACTCCTATCATCAATCCGCCACAATCAGGGATTTTGGGTATGCACAACATTGTAGAGCGTCCTATCGTGCGCAACGGACAGATAGTGATTGCTCCTGTGATGTATGTAGCTCTTTCATACGACCACCGTATCATCGATGGGCGTGAATCAGTAGGATTTTTAGTAGCTGTAAAAGAAGCTCTCGAAAATCCTATAGATATCTTGATGAATGGCAACCCTAAACAAGCCCTTGAGCTTTAA
- a CDS encoding DUF4299 domain-containing protein: MSRTFYIKNTQAPKEMTPQQLLDLQREGFVQYSIDDNDEHYSQVMNAPLSDWGYMLMGQEGISGRGFEVSYDTETQDYGVRVFTPSTEADWLGAYEFIGKVATALGSKVVDEEGEVYEPNAITYDYRNDIKFGIKCYEGEKGGSYLFGVYRPICLSDEMINGLLAAEDKVKAFSQLIEKQLYEHPDAYIARQQFFRNDRGEVMGAYALTEGVPTILPYEYPPFVDFTQVNLSQDDVKLWRISLVVINGDENDPNAYGVLDGLNYQTFLERLPQEKIQKLDGHYMLVELNHKELEALLQNDRQERKGFLAKLKNFLTTK, from the coding sequence ATGAGTCGAACTTTTTACATTAAAAATACACAAGCACCTAAGGAAATGACTCCTCAACAATTGCTCGACCTCCAGCGTGAGGGATTTGTACAATACTCTATTGATGATAACGACGAGCATTACTCCCAAGTGATGAACGCACCGCTCAGTGATTGGGGCTATATGCTAATGGGACAAGAAGGCATCAGCGGTCGCGGTTTTGAGGTCTCTTACGACACCGAAACCCAAGATTACGGTGTGCGCGTCTTTACTCCCAGTACCGAAGCCGATTGGTTAGGTGCGTATGAGTTTATTGGCAAAGTAGCCACTGCATTGGGTAGCAAAGTAGTTGATGAAGAAGGAGAGGTTTATGAGCCCAATGCCATTACGTACGATTATAGAAACGATATTAAATTTGGCATCAAATGTTATGAAGGTGAAAAAGGAGGATCTTATCTGTTCGGTGTCTACCGCCCTATATGTTTGTCAGACGAAATGATAAACGGGTTATTAGCCGCCGAAGATAAGGTAAAAGCCTTTAGTCAGCTCATAGAAAAACAACTATATGAGCACCCTGATGCATATATCGCACGTCAGCAGTTTTTTAGAAATGACAGAGGAGAGGTGATGGGAGCTTATGCTCTTACAGAGGGTGTCCCTACTATCTTGCCATATGAATATCCGCCTTTTGTAGATTTCACCCAAGTAAACCTCAGTCAAGACGATGTAAAGTTGTGGCGCATTAGTTTGGTAGTTATCAACGGCGATGAAAACGACCCTAATGCTTATGGGGTACTCGATGGGCTCAATTACCAAACCTTTTTAGAGCGATTGCCTCAAGAGAAAATACAAAAACTCGATGGACATTATATGTTAGTAGAACTCAACCACAAAGAACTTGAAGCTCTTTTACAAAACGATAGGCAAGAACGCAAAGGATTCTTAGCAAAATTGAAAAACTTTTTAACGACGAAATAA
- a CDS encoding Gfo/Idh/MocA family protein, which yields MTINVALASFGMSGRVFHAPFVAQHPQYHLYAIVERHRSDSHALYPGAKLYRSVNEMLQDPVVDLVVVNTPVQTHYEYAKEALLANKNVLVEKPFTVTVEQAEELNTLATKQGKLLSVYQNRRYDGDYLKVKEIVNSGVLGELKEVEMRFDRFRSEISAKAHKETPERGGGALYDLGAHLIDQALQLFGTPKNVYADLGYLRKGTQTDDYFELILFYENELRVRLKSTTYALERQWEYTLHGTKGSFLQQRFDGQENALVAGTIPSASQWLPSVTEPNGILHTIEKRLFTTAQHGNYWLFYNDLYQALTGKGTNPVPATQAVEIIKIISQFSQ from the coding sequence ATGACTATTAATGTAGCCCTTGCCAGTTTTGGTATGAGTGGACGGGTATTTCACGCTCCTTTCGTAGCACAACACCCACAGTATCACCTCTATGCGATAGTAGAACGCCATCGTTCCGATTCGCACGCTCTATATCCTGGTGCTAAACTTTATCGCTCAGTAAACGAAATGCTACAAGACCCTGTGGTAGATTTGGTAGTGGTCAATACCCCCGTGCAAACCCATTATGAGTATGCCAAAGAAGCGTTATTAGCAAATAAGAATGTATTGGTAGAAAAGCCTTTTACCGTTACTGTCGAGCAGGCTGAAGAACTCAATACATTAGCTACAAAACAAGGCAAGCTGCTTTCCGTTTACCAAAATAGGCGTTATGATGGCGATTATTTAAAGGTAAAAGAAATAGTAAACAGTGGTGTACTGGGCGAACTTAAAGAAGTAGAAATGCGCTTCGACCGTTTCCGAAGTGAAATTAGTGCCAAGGCTCATAAGGAAACTCCCGAACGTGGGGGAGGGGCTCTCTACGATTTAGGAGCACATCTCATAGACCAAGCGCTCCAGCTATTCGGTACTCCTAAAAACGTATATGCCGATTTGGGTTACCTTCGTAAAGGTACTCAAACCGACGACTATTTTGAACTGATTCTCTTTTACGAAAACGAACTACGTGTCCGCCTTAAATCCACTACCTATGCTTTGGAACGCCAATGGGAGTACACCTTGCACGGCACTAAGGGTTCCTTCCTTCAACAGCGGTTCGACGGACAAGAAAATGCCTTAGTAGCGGGTACTATCCCTTCAGCCTCTCAGTGGCTACCTTCTGTTACCGAACCTAATGGCATTCTCCATACAATTGAAAAGCGTTTGTTTACTACCGCCCAACACGGTAACTATTGGCTTTTTTATAACGACCTTTACCAAGCTTTAACAGGCAAAGGTACCAATCCCGTACCTGCCACTCAAGCCGTTGAAATTATCAAAATTATTAGTCAATTTAGCCAATAA
- the glmM gene encoding phosphoglucosamine mutase produces MSLIKSISGIRGTIGGVPDENLTPIDAVKFAAAYGTWLKETLNKANIKVVVGRDARISGEMIQNLVQYTLVGLGINVVDIGLSTTPTVEVAVTMEKADGGIILTASHNPKQWNALKLLNNKGEFLSAKEGERILTIAQENKVVFADVEALGSISHDNTYIQKHIEAVLGLLTSSTIEAIRNCKFKVVVDAVNSTGGIAIPKLLERFGVEVVRLYCEPNGHFPHNPEPLKEHLGDICKKVLEEKADFGIVVDPDVDRLAFITEEGEMFGEEYTLVACADYILGKTKGNVVSNLSSSRALRDIAEKHGVQYAAGAVGEVNVVAKMKEVHAIIGGEGNGGIIYPELHYGRDALVGVALFLSLLAERKCSVKTLRNSYPAYYMSKNKIQLTKDINPDNILREMQKKYAHEQINTIDGLKIDFPQSWVHLRKSNTEPIIRIYTEAKSQVEADKLALRFIEEMKAVAFAK; encoded by the coding sequence ATGTCATTAATCAAATCAATCTCAGGTATTCGTGGTACTATTGGAGGTGTACCCGATGAAAATCTAACCCCTATCGATGCCGTAAAATTCGCTGCCGCTTATGGTACGTGGCTCAAAGAAACCCTCAACAAAGCAAATATAAAGGTAGTTGTAGGAAGAGACGCACGTATTTCGGGCGAAATGATACAGAACTTAGTACAATACACCCTTGTAGGATTAGGCATTAATGTAGTGGATATCGGGCTAAGTACAACTCCTACCGTCGAAGTAGCTGTTACAATGGAAAAAGCCGATGGGGGCATTATTCTCACTGCAAGTCATAATCCTAAACAGTGGAACGCCCTAAAACTTCTCAATAATAAGGGAGAGTTCCTCAGTGCTAAAGAAGGTGAAAGAATTCTAACCATTGCTCAAGAGAATAAGGTGGTTTTTGCTGACGTAGAAGCTTTAGGAAGCATTTCTCACGATAATACCTATATTCAAAAACATATTGAGGCAGTGTTAGGGTTGCTAACATCCTCCACTATCGAAGCCATACGCAATTGTAAATTCAAAGTGGTTGTTGATGCGGTGAACTCCACAGGAGGCATTGCAATTCCAAAGTTATTAGAACGTTTTGGCGTAGAAGTAGTTCGTTTGTATTGTGAACCAAACGGACATTTTCCTCATAACCCCGAACCTTTAAAAGAACATTTGGGAGACATCTGCAAAAAAGTACTTGAAGAAAAAGCCGATTTTGGTATCGTAGTAGACCCCGATGTAGATAGATTAGCTTTTATTACGGAAGAAGGTGAAATGTTCGGCGAAGAATATACTTTGGTTGCTTGCGCCGATTATATTTTAGGAAAAACCAAAGGAAATGTAGTCTCTAACCTCTCTTCTTCTCGTGCATTGAGAGATATAGCCGAAAAGCACGGAGTACAGTATGCTGCAGGAGCTGTAGGTGAAGTAAACGTAGTTGCTAAAATGAAGGAAGTGCACGCAATCATAGGTGGTGAAGGCAATGGAGGTATTATCTATCCTGAACTACACTATGGTCGTGACGCTTTGGTAGGTGTAGCGTTATTCCTTTCCTTACTTGCTGAAAGAAAATGCAGTGTAAAGACCTTGCGCAATAGTTATCCTGCTTATTATATGAGCAAGAACAAAATACAACTTACCAAAGACATTAACCCCGATAATATCCTACGTGAAATGCAAAAGAAGTACGCACACGAGCAAATCAATACTATCGATGGCTTAAAGATTGATTTTCCTCAAAGCTGGGTACACTTGCGAAAATCTAATACTGAACCTATTATTCGCATTTACACTGAAGCTAAAAGTCAAGTAGAAGCCGATAAACTCGCTCTGCGTTTCATTGAAGAAATGAAAGCTGTTGCTTTTGCAAAGTAA